Part of the Tolypothrix sp. PCC 7910 genome, ATGGTGGAATAGGTAATTGGTAATAGGTTTTTTCCTGTGCTTTTACTAGCTAAGGATTATAATCAAATTCACTTTCGATATATATTCCTGCTATGTCTTCAGCCTTTGTTTGACCGAAAATATATATACATTCAAGATTCCAAAAGCTACATCTAAACATCTTCAGATTGGTAAGATTTTGATTTAAAAATTGATTTATTTTGTGGTATTTAGGATAAAAATCACCAATCTCTTTTTCGTCCCACATCCAAGATAAAGCTTCTGTGTCAAACTCATGAAATTGAGCTATGTCAAGCATTCCTGCTTTTTGTAGAGCAATTAATAATGCTTTCTCTTGCGAATTGGCTATTCCTTGGACTAAATAATGCTTGAATTGATAATCATACCCACCACCGTAATAACCATAAATATTAATTGGTGGTAACTGATTGATGATTTGCTGAAAGTTATATTGTAATTTAGCTGTATTGCTGCCCAAAGATAGCTGCATTGTTAAATCAGGTAAATTAGAACATTTGATTTCTCCTTGCAATTTTGTTTCTCTAGCAACAGTTTGAGAAAAGCAAAACCAATCATTATCTGTGGTTTGACCCAACACAATATAAAAAGAATAGACAGGAATTTTACTAAATTTTAATACCTGTATATTTTGGAGATTTTTCTGGATAGCATCAGCAAAGGTTTCGTATATCTTTGCTCTTGCATCAGCTAATTCAGGAGTGATCCTATCTTCGTAATCATCTGGAAAATCGTCTGGGTTTAAATAACCTCGACGTTCTAATGCTTGCCAACTTTTTACAGCAACATCAATATCTGTGAGAGTTATCCATTTGCGATCGCGTCCCAAATTCAGCAAGCTAAAATCGCCTTTTTCCTTTACATCCCAAACAAAAGGTATTAAAGAAGAATAGTGATTATAGTGCAGACGAAACTCAAGGCTTTTTTCAATCAGTACTTCAAGAGTACCTAAGATTTTTTCCGTTTCTAAGTTCATATTTATATTTGATTTATAAATTTGCGATCGCAACTGCTTTGACAACTCGATTACTATCTTGGGTAAGCTGCTGGCGTAATTCCCTTGGAGTTGCGGGGTTATCTGCAACTGCATAGCGTTCCAGCCAAGATGCAGACTGCGTTGCTTGTATCAAAATTTCTGGGGGAGTTAGCGGGTGGAGTAGGGTTACTAAGCGGACAAAGGCACTTTCGGAAGTCGCATATTCTGTAAGTATGCTCGTTATATCATCGCTGCTGGGGTTGTAAATGCGGTTGATTCCACGCAAGGTGGTACTCGTGGCTTGCTGGGTGTTAGGTTGAACAAGCAAATCGCGCAGCGTTTGTTTAATAGCAGCCGGAGTGTTGGGATTTTGAGCAACTGCGCGGCGAACTTCGACTTTTTCATCGCTGGCTAGTTGTGTCAGGATGCTTTCTGGTAGATGAGGATTACTAGCCGCAGCAGTTCTGACACTGGGGTTTTCGTCGCTGGCTAAAAGTTCTAGGACAGGAATTGGTATATGAGAGTTTGTGGCGACTTTAATTCGTACCTCGCTTTGTTCATCCTGCGCCAATAATTCCAAAACACTCACAGGTGCGTTGTTTGCAGCTGCAACAGCTTCCCGTACAGAGATTGCTGTATCTTCAGCCAAGCGCAACCATAAAGCCTCTGTTAAATTGGGATGACGGACTAAACAAACCCGCACCTCTACGCTAGGGTCTTGGGTGAGAATGCCCAGCAGTTGTGGTGTTAAGCTGGGGTTGTATGCAAGCGATCGCACTATCTCATCATTCGTTGTAGGTGGAATCAATGCTTGCGGATCGGGTGTTGCACCGACAAATTCCCT contains:
- a CDS encoding nuclease A inhibitor family protein, with protein sequence MNLETEKILGTLEVLIEKSLEFRLHYNHYSSLIPFVWDVKEKGDFSLLNLGRDRKWITLTDIDVAVKSWQALERRGYLNPDDFPDDYEDRITPELADARAKIYETFADAIQKNLQNIQVLKFSKIPVYSFYIVLGQTTDNDWFCFSQTVARETKLQGEIKCSNLPDLTMQLSLGSNTAKLQYNFQQIINQLPPINIYGYYGGGYDYQFKHYLVQGIANSQEKALLIALQKAGMLDIAQFHEFDTEALSWMWDEKEIGDFYPKYHKINQFLNQNLTNLKMFRCSFWNLECIYIFGQTKAEDIAGIYIESEFDYNP